Proteins encoded within one genomic window of Bdellovibrio bacteriovorus:
- a CDS encoding DUF5985 family protein produces the protein MDNQEFNQFLYGAVMMASIAAGTFFLKFWRKTADHFFLLFSLAFFLLAIERFIFVFIQSENEVHTYVFVFRLLAFMMITGAVVEKNRA, from the coding sequence ATGGACAATCAAGAATTTAATCAGTTTCTGTATGGCGCCGTGATGATGGCGTCGATAGCCGCCGGCACTTTCTTCCTCAAATTTTGGAGAAAGACCGCCGATCACTTTTTTCTTTTATTTTCTTTAGCCTTTTTTTTGTTGGCTATTGAACGGTTTATCTTTGTGTTTATTCAAAGTGAAAACGAAGTTCATACTTATGTCTTCGTCTTCCGTTTGTTGGCATTTATGATGATTACGGGCGCAGTGGTCGAAAAAAACCGAGCTTAA
- a CDS encoding ABC transporter ATP-binding protein: MSDVLLEARKITMQFGGLKAVDSLEFKIRKGQLAGLIGPNGAGKTTVFNMLTGVYQPTHGDVALEGKSLKGLRPYEISHHGVTRTFQNIRLFKGLTVLDNVLIAGHQHMHYGLFDTLLQTSRFRKAEKDLQEKAMSLLKIFHLDEKAHKPANSLPYGEQRKLEIVRALATDPKIILLDEPAAGMNHSETHHLMETIAKIREEFKLTVLLIEHDMKLVMGICENIIVLDHGVKIEEGDPQKVQGSQKVIEAYLGVEEKE; this comes from the coding sequence ATGTCCGACGTTCTGCTTGAGGCGCGTAAGATCACCATGCAGTTCGGCGGTTTGAAGGCTGTCGACTCATTAGAGTTTAAAATCCGCAAAGGTCAGCTTGCTGGATTGATCGGTCCTAATGGAGCGGGTAAAACGACGGTCTTTAATATGTTAACCGGCGTTTATCAGCCCACTCATGGCGACGTCGCTCTTGAAGGTAAATCTTTAAAAGGTCTGAGACCTTATGAGATCTCTCATCATGGAGTCACTCGTACTTTTCAGAACATCCGTCTTTTTAAAGGCCTTACGGTTTTAGACAATGTTCTGATTGCGGGCCATCAACACATGCATTACGGGCTTTTCGATACTCTTTTGCAAACATCCCGCTTCCGCAAAGCAGAAAAAGACTTGCAGGAAAAGGCGATGAGCCTGCTTAAAATTTTTCATTTGGATGAAAAAGCGCACAAGCCGGCAAACTCGCTCCCCTACGGAGAACAACGAAAGCTTGAGATTGTTCGCGCGCTTGCAACGGACCCTAAAATTATTCTTTTAGATGAACCCGCCGCCGGTATGAATCATTCTGAAACTCATCATTTGATGGAGACTATCGCAAAAATTCGTGAAGAGTTTAAGCTGACTGTCCTTTTGATCGAGCATGATATGAAACTGGTGATGGGCATCTGCGAAAATATCATCGTCTTAGACCACGGTGTGAAAATCGAGGAAGGCGATCCCCAAAAAGTGCAAGGCTCCCAAAAAGTGATCGAAGCTTATCTTGGTGTGGAGGAAAAAGAATGA
- a CDS encoding ABC transporter ATP-binding protein, with amino-acid sequence MSSPLLTVENLEVFYGSIQALKGVSFYVNEGEVVSLIGANGAGKTTTLRAISGLVPVQGQISFANQNLVKVPTHKRVNLGIAQSPEGRGVFPQMSVYENLEMGAYARSDKAQVKTDLEMCFELFPRLKERIAQMAGTLSGGEQQMLAISRALMCKPKLLLLDEPSLGLAPLIVAQIFEIVKKLNKEGMTILLVEQNARMALKISQRAYVLETGRVVMQDSAQNLLNNDEVRKSYLGV; translated from the coding sequence ATGAGTTCTCCTCTTTTAACTGTCGAAAATCTGGAAGTCTTCTATGGCTCTATTCAGGCCTTAAAAGGGGTTAGTTTTTACGTCAACGAAGGGGAAGTCGTTTCTTTAATCGGCGCCAATGGTGCAGGTAAAACAACGACCTTAAGAGCTATTTCAGGCCTTGTCCCTGTTCAGGGACAAATCTCATTCGCGAATCAGAATCTGGTTAAAGTTCCGACGCACAAACGCGTGAATCTGGGCATTGCACAATCTCCCGAAGGTCGCGGAGTCTTTCCGCAAATGAGTGTTTACGAAAATCTTGAAATGGGGGCTTATGCCCGCTCTGATAAAGCACAGGTAAAAACAGATCTCGAGATGTGCTTTGAGCTTTTTCCTCGTCTCAAAGAGCGTATAGCGCAAATGGCCGGCACTCTTTCTGGTGGTGAACAACAGATGCTCGCCATCAGCCGTGCTTTAATGTGCAAACCGAAGCTACTGCTTTTGGATGAGCCTTCGTTAGGTTTGGCCCCTTTAATTGTCGCGCAGATTTTTGAAATTGTGAAAAAACTGAATAAAGAAGGAATGACGATTCTTTTAGTGGAACAGAACGCGCGCATGGCTTTAAAGATCTCTCAGCGCGCTTATGTTTTGGAAACCGGCCGCGTCGTTATGCAGGATTCAGCTCAGAATCTTCTGAACAACGACGAGGTCCGTAAGTCTTACTTGGGCGTTTAA
- a CDS encoding DUF5985 family protein, producing MAFVVYLLCSVMSTFCAFMLMRAYLSNRTRLLFWSSACFVGIAINNILLSVDFQLGPSYDLSTIRAVIIFVAMASFIYGLIWDTV from the coding sequence ATGGCATTCGTGGTCTATCTTCTTTGTTCGGTTATGAGCACCTTCTGTGCATTTATGTTAATGCGGGCCTATCTTAGCAATCGCACAAGACTTCTTTTTTGGAGCAGCGCCTGCTTTGTCGGAATCGCTATAAACAACATCTTACTTTCGGTCGATTTTCAATTGGGACCCAGTTATGACCTGTCTACGATCCGCGCGGTGATTATTTTCGTGGCGATGGCTTCGTTTATTTACGGTTTGATTTGGGATACGGTGTAA
- a CDS encoding branched-chain amino acid ABC transporter permease encodes MKSLKSPLLAFLVLCGLGFILDFGINAYFQLILLFALVNCLLSMSLNLVNGYTGQFSLGHAGFMAIGAYFSAYANTHWDLIPPSFQAVEYFIYALGGGLLAAVAGFLVGLPSLRLKGDYLAIVTLGFGEIIRVALLNMDFLGGPRGYSGIPGFGSFLFSFIFASVWLVICFFTIWRVMHSTYGRGFLSVREDEIAAEAMGINTTRMKVRSFVLSSFFAGVAGSLFAHFTNFINPSSFTFLLSVNAVIMVVLGGMGSMTGSIVAAIVLTILPEALRPLQEFTGVDLRMVIYSLLLILVMILRPKGLFGEKEITDVWRKYVRRSA; translated from the coding sequence ATTAAGTCACTAAAATCTCCCCTGCTCGCTTTTTTGGTTCTTTGTGGTTTAGGTTTCATTCTTGATTTTGGAATAAATGCTTACTTCCAACTCATCTTGCTTTTTGCTTTAGTGAACTGTCTGCTTTCTATGAGCTTGAATCTGGTTAATGGTTACACAGGACAGTTTTCCTTGGGACATGCGGGATTCATGGCGATTGGCGCTTATTTTTCTGCTTACGCCAACACTCATTGGGATTTAATTCCTCCGTCATTTCAAGCCGTGGAATATTTTATTTATGCTTTAGGCGGCGGTTTATTAGCAGCGGTGGCTGGGTTCTTAGTGGGGCTTCCTTCCTTAAGACTTAAAGGGGACTATCTTGCAATCGTGACTTTGGGCTTCGGAGAAATCATTCGCGTGGCCCTGCTTAATATGGATTTCTTAGGCGGCCCTCGTGGTTACTCAGGGATTCCCGGTTTTGGTTCCTTTTTGTTTTCGTTTATCTTTGCGTCCGTGTGGTTAGTGATTTGCTTTTTCACGATCTGGCGTGTGATGCACTCCACTTACGGCCGCGGTTTTTTAAGTGTGCGTGAAGATGAAATCGCCGCTGAAGCCATGGGCATCAACACAACTCGCATGAAAGTTCGCTCCTTCGTACTTTCCAGTTTCTTTGCGGGTGTTGCGGGCTCTTTGTTCGCACATTTCACGAACTTTATTAATCCTTCCTCATTTACTTTCCTTTTGAGTGTTAATGCCGTGATCATGGTGGTTTTGGGCGGCATGGGATCTATGACCGGCTCGATTGTTGCCGCTATCGTTTTAACAATACTGCCAGAAGCTTTGCGTCCCTTGCAGGAATTTACCGGCGTAGACCTGCGCATGGTCATTTACTCTTTGCTTTTGATCCTGGTTATGATTCTTCGCCCGAAAGGACTTTTCGGCGAAAAAGAAATCACCGATGTTTGGAGAAAATATGTCCGACGTTCTGCTTGA
- a CDS encoding branched-chain amino acid ABC transporter permease: MQDFIQHIINGISLGSIYALIALGYTMVYGILKMINFAHSDVYMVGAFAAYYFARWIGIENNPGISSLITLLIVSMICCSILGLVIERLAYRPLRNSPKLNILITAIGVSLFLEYSGQVVFGADPKVFPSVINDFVLFNIGNVELKSFDVTVLVVSIIAMLALNFLIFKTKIGRAMRAVSSNASVASLLGVNPDRIIAFTFVVGSSLAGVGSVLVGMKYPKIDPLMGMMIGMKAFVAAVLGGIGNLGGAVLGALIMGLSEEMVVAYLSSTYRDALAFGILIVILIFKPAGLLGKYSVEKV, from the coding sequence ATGCAGGATTTCATACAACACATTATCAATGGTATCAGTCTTGGCTCTATTTACGCACTGATCGCCCTTGGTTACACGATGGTGTATGGAATCCTGAAAATGATCAACTTCGCCCACTCCGATGTTTACATGGTGGGTGCCTTTGCCGCTTATTATTTCGCCCGCTGGATCGGCATTGAAAACAACCCGGGCATTTCTTCTCTGATCACTCTTTTAATCGTTTCGATGATCTGTTGCAGTATTCTAGGTCTGGTCATTGAACGTCTGGCTTACCGCCCTCTTCGAAATTCACCAAAATTAAATATTCTGATTACGGCTATCGGTGTGAGTTTGTTCCTGGAATATTCGGGACAAGTTGTATTTGGTGCGGATCCTAAAGTCTTCCCTTCCGTGATAAATGACTTTGTCTTATTCAACATCGGTAACGTCGAACTCAAATCTTTTGATGTGACTGTTCTTGTTGTCAGCATCATTGCGATGCTCGCTTTAAATTTTCTTATCTTTAAAACTAAAATCGGTCGTGCGATGCGCGCCGTAAGCAGCAATGCTTCTGTCGCCAGCCTTCTTGGTGTAAATCCGGATCGCATCATTGCGTTTACTTTCGTGGTGGGCTCTTCGTTGGCCGGCGTCGGCAGCGTTCTTGTGGGAATGAAATATCCTAAAATCGATCCTTTGATGGGAATGATGATTGGGATGAAGGCTTTTGTCGCCGCCGTATTGGGTGGAATTGGTAATTTAGGTGGCGCCGTTTTAGGCGCTTTGATTATGGGCCTTTCAGAAGAAATGGTCGTAGCTTATCTTTCCAGTACATATCGTGACGCCCTGGCTTTCGGTATTTTGATCGTGATCTTGATCTTTAAGCCTGCAGGGCTTTTAGGTAAATACTCGGTGGAGAAAGTTTAA
- a CDS encoding hybrid sensor histidine kinase/response regulator codes for MRKDQSLVDILIVDDRIDGLITLEAVLDMPGVNLVKAQSGREALDLLNLYDFGVILLDVQMPELDGFETAALIRKHEKYKLTPIIFVTAINKDERYIYRGYEAGAVDYIFKPFEPQILRSKVSVFIELFKKNRQLQAQAETIRESERRERYLRLTELENESLKRYRNLADAIPHMVWRARGDGTLDYFNKGWSDYTGLSLEKSFGSGWQAAFVSEDLPHFLKTWMQAMADGSSFECECRITKHDGEQRWFWVKAVSELNQFGQAQSWLGTCTDIHDRKMAEIRLIQAEKEAKAANLSKTSFLANMSHEIRTPMNAILGFTELMLEPNQTSEDRIDCIHTVQRNASQLLKIIDEILDISKVESGHMTIEHVEVNMSALLDDLKNLLNLQAADKGLDFEIKLINSIPRSIYSDPTRLRQILLNLVGNSLKFTSHGFVHLDVEWQNDEMRFLISDSGVGIAPEHASKLFQPFVQEDGSTTRKFGGTGLGLALSRQLARAMGGDVKLEESERGKGSKFLVVIHAEPVIKGNFISNLEFGIQRKRKGISEISDGRLKGMKVLLVEDVLDNQALMVHFLNIAGAHVDVANNGQEGITKALKNSYDAVLMDIQMPLMDGYEATRLLRAQSFKAPIIALSAHALREEREKSINAGCTEHLAKPVEFNVLIEHLSKFNPNQTKEGDAHVR; via the coding sequence ATGCGTAAAGATCAGAGCCTCGTAGACATTTTAATAGTCGATGACCGTATCGACGGGCTTATCACCTTGGAAGCCGTGCTGGATATGCCCGGCGTGAACTTGGTGAAGGCTCAGTCAGGTCGCGAGGCATTGGATCTTTTGAATCTTTATGACTTCGGTGTGATTCTATTAGACGTGCAAATGCCAGAGCTTGATGGTTTCGAAACCGCCGCTTTGATTCGTAAGCACGAAAAATACAAACTCACGCCGATTATTTTTGTAACGGCGATTAATAAAGACGAACGCTATATTTATCGCGGATACGAAGCCGGAGCGGTGGACTATATCTTCAAACCTTTTGAGCCGCAGATTTTGCGTTCAAAAGTCAGCGTGTTCATTGAGCTCTTCAAAAAAAATCGCCAACTACAGGCGCAAGCTGAAACGATTCGCGAAAGTGAACGCCGCGAGCGCTATTTACGTCTGACAGAATTAGAAAACGAAAGTCTGAAGCGTTACCGAAATCTTGCAGACGCGATTCCTCATATGGTGTGGCGTGCGCGCGGGGACGGAACTTTGGATTACTTCAACAAAGGTTGGAGTGATTACACCGGACTTTCTTTAGAAAAAAGTTTCGGCAGCGGATGGCAAGCAGCCTTTGTCAGTGAAGACCTACCTCATTTTTTAAAGACTTGGATGCAAGCTATGGCAGACGGCAGTTCGTTTGAATGCGAATGTCGTATCACCAAGCACGATGGTGAACAGCGTTGGTTCTGGGTGAAGGCTGTTTCCGAACTTAATCAATTCGGACAAGCACAAAGCTGGTTGGGAACTTGTACTGATATCCATGATCGAAAGATGGCGGAAATTCGACTTATTCAGGCGGAAAAAGAGGCTAAAGCCGCGAATCTTTCAAAAACCAGTTTCCTGGCGAACATGAGCCATGAGATTCGCACGCCAATGAATGCCATTCTGGGTTTCACCGAACTGATGTTAGAACCAAATCAAACCTCAGAAGATCGTATTGACTGCATTCATACGGTACAAAGAAATGCCAGCCAGCTTTTAAAGATCATTGATGAAATTTTAGATATTTCCAAAGTTGAGTCAGGACACATGACTATTGAACATGTGGAAGTCAATATGTCGGCATTGCTTGATGACCTGAAAAATCTCTTAAATCTTCAGGCTGCCGACAAGGGCTTGGACTTTGAAATCAAACTGATAAATTCAATTCCGCGTTCGATCTATTCGGATCCTACACGCCTAAGACAAATTCTTTTAAATCTGGTCGGAAACTCTTTGAAGTTCACGAGTCACGGATTTGTTCACTTAGACGTTGAATGGCAGAATGATGAAATGCGGTTTCTTATTTCTGATTCCGGCGTAGGTATCGCACCGGAACACGCCTCCAAGCTTTTCCAACCGTTTGTTCAGGAAGACGGTTCAACCACGCGTAAGTTTGGTGGAACTGGATTAGGACTGGCACTTTCTCGTCAATTGGCTCGCGCTATGGGTGGCGACGTTAAATTGGAAGAAAGTGAACGGGGAAAAGGCAGTAAGTTCTTGGTGGTCATCCATGCAGAGCCGGTCATCAAAGGGAACTTCATCTCGAATTTGGAATTTGGAATTCAACGTAAAAGAAAAGGCATTTCTGAAATCAGCGATGGCCGTTTAAAAGGCATGAAAGTGCTTTTGGTAGAGGATGTTCTAGATAACCAGGCTTTGATGGTTCACTTTCTAAATATTGCAGGAGCGCACGTCGATGTGGCTAACAACGGTCAAGAAGGAATCACCAAAGCTTTGAAGAACAGCTACGACGCCGTTTTAATGGACATTCAAATGCCATTGATGGATGGCTATGAGGCGACACGTCTTCTAAGAGCTCAAAGTTTTAAAGCTCCCATCATAGCTCTGTCCGCGCACGCTTTGCGAGAAGAGCGAGAAAAAAGTATTAACGCCGGTTGCACAGAACACCTTGCTAAGCCGGTGGAGTTCAACGTTCTGATTGAGCATCTTTCGAAGTTCAATCCTAATCAAACTAAGGAAGGGGATGCTCATGTCCGGTGA